A stretch of the Neofelis nebulosa isolate mNeoNeb1 chromosome 1, mNeoNeb1.pri, whole genome shotgun sequence genome encodes the following:
- the TGFBI gene encoding transforming growth factor-beta-induced protein ig-h3 isoform X2 encodes MEGPGSFTIFAPSNEAWASLPAEVLDSLVSNVNIELLNALRYHMVNRRVLTDELKHGMALTSMYQNSDIQIHHYPNGIVTVNCARLLKADHHATNGVVHLIDKVISTVTNNIQQIIEIEDTFETLRAAVAASGLNTLLEGDGQFTLLAPTNEAFEKIPAETLNRILGDPEALRDLLNNHILKSAMCAEAIVAGMSVETLEGTTLEVGCSGDMLTINGRAIISNKDILATNGVIHYIDELLIPDSAKTLFELAAESDVSTAVDLFRQAGLGTHLSGNERVTLLAPLNSVFKDGTPNVDARTKNLLLNHLIKEQLASKYLYHGQTLNTLGGKKLRVFVYRNSLCIENSCIAAHDKRGRYGTLFTMDRMLTPPMGTVMDVLKGDNRFSMLVAAIQSAGLTEMLNREGVYTVFAPTNEAFQAMPPGELNKLLGNAKELANILKYHIGDEILVSGGIGSLVRLKSLQGDKLEISSKNNVVNVNKEPVAEADIMATNGVVYAISNVLQPPAIRPQERGDELADSALEIFKQASAYSRAARTSVKLAPVYQRLLERMKH; translated from the exons ATGGAAGGGCCAGGCAGCTTCACCATCTTCGCCCCCAGCAACGAGGCCTGGGCTTCCTTGCCAGCT GAAGTGCTGGACTCCCTGGTGAGCAACGTCAACATCGAGCTCCTCAATGCCCTTCGCTACCACATGGTGAACAGACGAGTCCTGACGGATGAGCTGAAACACGGCATGGCCCTCACCTCCATGTACCAGAATTCGGACATCCAGATCCACCACTATCCCAATGGG ATCGTGACCGTCAACTGTGCTCGGCTGCTGAAAGCTGACCACCACGCAACCAATGGTGTGGTGCACCTCATCGATAAGGTCATCTCCACAGTCACCAACAACATTCAGCAGATCATCGAGATCGAGGACACCTTCGAGACCCTTCGG gccGCCGTGGCTGCCTCTGGGCTCAACACACTGCTTGAAGGTGATGGCCAGTTCACGCTGTTGGCCCCGACCAATGAGGCCTTCGAGAAGATCCCTGCTGAAACCTTGAACCGGATCCTGGGTGACCCAGAGGCCCTGAGAG ACCTGCTGAACAACCACATCCTGAAGTCAGCCATGTGTGCTGAAGCCATCGTCGCAGGGATGTCCGTGGAGACCCTGGAGGGCACTACGCTGGAGGTGGGCTGCAGCGGTGACATGCTCACCATCAACGGGAGGGCCATCATCTCCAACAAAGACATCCTGGCCACCAATGGTGTGATCCACTACATCGATGAGCTGCTCATCCCAGACTCAG CCAAGACGCTGTTTGAGTTGGCTGCAGAGTCGGACGTTTCCACAGCTGTTGACCTTTTCAGACAAGCTGGCCTCGGCACTCATCTCTCTGGAAACGAGCGGGTGACCCTCCTGGCCCCCCTGAATTCCGTGTTCAAAG ATGGAACCCCTAACGTTGATGCGCGCACAAAGAATTTGCTTCTCAATCACTTGATTAAAGAGCAGCTGGCCTCCAAGTATCTGTACCATGGACAGACCCTCAACACTCTAGGTGgcaaaaaactgagagtttttgtTTATCGCAAT AGCCTGTGCATCGAGAACAGCTGCATTGCCGCCCATGACAAGAGGGGCAGGTATGGGACACTCTTCACCATGGACCGAATGCTAACCCCCCCAATGGGGACCGTCATGGATGTCCTAAAGGGGGACAATCGCTTCAG CATGCTGGTGGCCGCCATCCAGTCTGCAGGGCTGACAGAGATGCTCAACAGGGAAGGCGTCTACACGGTCTTTGCTCCTACAAATGAAGCCTTCCAGGCCATGCCACCAGGAGAGCTCAACAAACTCCTGG GCAATGCTAAAGAGCTTGCCAACATCCTGAAATACCACATTGGCGATGAGATCCTGGTCAGCGGAGGCATCGGATCCCTCGTGCGGCTGAAGTCTCTCCAGGGGGACAAGCTGGAAATCAGCTCA AAAAACAATGTAGTGAATGTGAATAAGGAGCCTGTTGCTGAAGCTGACATTATGGCCACAAATGGCGTGGTCTATGCCATCTCTAATGTCCTGCAGCCTCCAG CCATCAGACCTCAGGAACGAGGGGATGAACTTGCAGACTCTGCACTTGAAATCTTCAAACAGGCATCTGCATATTCCAGG gcTGCCCGGACCTCTGTGAAACTAG CTCCTGTCTATCAGCGGCTATTAGAGAGGATGAAGCATTAG
- the TGFBI gene encoding transforming growth factor-beta-induced protein ig-h3 isoform X1, with amino-acid sequence MALLLRLLPLALALALGPAATLAGPAKSPYQLVLQHSRLRGRQHGPNVCAVQKLIGTNKKYFTNCKQWYQRKICGKSTVISYECCPGYEKVPGEKGCPAALPLSNLYETLGVVGSTTTQLYTDRTEKLRPEMEGPGSFTIFAPSNEAWASLPAEVLDSLVSNVNIELLNALRYHMVNRRVLTDELKHGMALTSMYQNSDIQIHHYPNGIVTVNCARLLKADHHATNGVVHLIDKVISTVTNNIQQIIEIEDTFETLRAAVAASGLNTLLEGDGQFTLLAPTNEAFEKIPAETLNRILGDPEALRDLLNNHILKSAMCAEAIVAGMSVETLEGTTLEVGCSGDMLTINGRAIISNKDILATNGVIHYIDELLIPDSAKTLFELAAESDVSTAVDLFRQAGLGTHLSGNERVTLLAPLNSVFKDGTPNVDARTKNLLLNHLIKEQLASKYLYHGQTLNTLGGKKLRVFVYRNSLCIENSCIAAHDKRGRYGTLFTMDRMLTPPMGTVMDVLKGDNRFSMLVAAIQSAGLTEMLNREGVYTVFAPTNEAFQAMPPGELNKLLGNAKELANILKYHIGDEILVSGGIGSLVRLKSLQGDKLEISSKNNVVNVNKEPVAEADIMATNGVVYAISNVLQPPAIRPQERGDELADSALEIFKQASAYSRAARTSVKLAPVYQRLLERMKH; translated from the exons CCCCAACGTgtgtgctgtgcagaagctcaTCGGCACCAACAAGAAGTACTTCACCAACTGCAAGCAGTGGTACCAGAGGAAGATCTGTGGCAAATCAAC AGTCATCAGCTATGAGTGCTGCCCTGGGTACGAGAAGGTGCCAGGAGAGAAGGGCTGTCCTGCAG CCCTACCTCTCTCAAACCTTTACGAGACCCTGGGAGTCGTCGGCTCGACCACCACCCAGCTGTACACAGACCGCACAGAGAAGCTGAGGCCCGAGATGGAAGGGCCAGGCAGCTTCACCATCTTCGCCCCCAGCAACGAGGCCTGGGCTTCCTTGCCAGCT GAAGTGCTGGACTCCCTGGTGAGCAACGTCAACATCGAGCTCCTCAATGCCCTTCGCTACCACATGGTGAACAGACGAGTCCTGACGGATGAGCTGAAACACGGCATGGCCCTCACCTCCATGTACCAGAATTCGGACATCCAGATCCACCACTATCCCAATGGG ATCGTGACCGTCAACTGTGCTCGGCTGCTGAAAGCTGACCACCACGCAACCAATGGTGTGGTGCACCTCATCGATAAGGTCATCTCCACAGTCACCAACAACATTCAGCAGATCATCGAGATCGAGGACACCTTCGAGACCCTTCGG gccGCCGTGGCTGCCTCTGGGCTCAACACACTGCTTGAAGGTGATGGCCAGTTCACGCTGTTGGCCCCGACCAATGAGGCCTTCGAGAAGATCCCTGCTGAAACCTTGAACCGGATCCTGGGTGACCCAGAGGCCCTGAGAG ACCTGCTGAACAACCACATCCTGAAGTCAGCCATGTGTGCTGAAGCCATCGTCGCAGGGATGTCCGTGGAGACCCTGGAGGGCACTACGCTGGAGGTGGGCTGCAGCGGTGACATGCTCACCATCAACGGGAGGGCCATCATCTCCAACAAAGACATCCTGGCCACCAATGGTGTGATCCACTACATCGATGAGCTGCTCATCCCAGACTCAG CCAAGACGCTGTTTGAGTTGGCTGCAGAGTCGGACGTTTCCACAGCTGTTGACCTTTTCAGACAAGCTGGCCTCGGCACTCATCTCTCTGGAAACGAGCGGGTGACCCTCCTGGCCCCCCTGAATTCCGTGTTCAAAG ATGGAACCCCTAACGTTGATGCGCGCACAAAGAATTTGCTTCTCAATCACTTGATTAAAGAGCAGCTGGCCTCCAAGTATCTGTACCATGGACAGACCCTCAACACTCTAGGTGgcaaaaaactgagagtttttgtTTATCGCAAT AGCCTGTGCATCGAGAACAGCTGCATTGCCGCCCATGACAAGAGGGGCAGGTATGGGACACTCTTCACCATGGACCGAATGCTAACCCCCCCAATGGGGACCGTCATGGATGTCCTAAAGGGGGACAATCGCTTCAG CATGCTGGTGGCCGCCATCCAGTCTGCAGGGCTGACAGAGATGCTCAACAGGGAAGGCGTCTACACGGTCTTTGCTCCTACAAATGAAGCCTTCCAGGCCATGCCACCAGGAGAGCTCAACAAACTCCTGG GCAATGCTAAAGAGCTTGCCAACATCCTGAAATACCACATTGGCGATGAGATCCTGGTCAGCGGAGGCATCGGATCCCTCGTGCGGCTGAAGTCTCTCCAGGGGGACAAGCTGGAAATCAGCTCA AAAAACAATGTAGTGAATGTGAATAAGGAGCCTGTTGCTGAAGCTGACATTATGGCCACAAATGGCGTGGTCTATGCCATCTCTAATGTCCTGCAGCCTCCAG CCATCAGACCTCAGGAACGAGGGGATGAACTTGCAGACTCTGCACTTGAAATCTTCAAACAGGCATCTGCATATTCCAGG gcTGCCCGGACCTCTGTGAAACTAG CTCCTGTCTATCAGCGGCTATTAGAGAGGATGAAGCATTAG